Proteins from one Desmodus rotundus isolate HL8 chromosome 9, HLdesRot8A.1, whole genome shotgun sequence genomic window:
- the PGLYRP2 gene encoding N-acetylmuramoyl-L-alanine amidase, producing MPPRNWNPTTVVQGILWILLGLWPWPEPGTASLPLLMDSVIQALAELEQKGPVTEASHTASVWQLTAQNSGPHDPLHQFLLEGQSFRTTKLDLLALSPELRGLTEEVARHDVQGRQEYGVVLAPDGSTVAVEPLLAGLKAGLQRHRIINLPLDSTATPLGAGATFPDVGAMVPDVRATSPGLRDASPHVRSAGVGAMSRNVRATDLNVGAIFPDVQDPSSDVQVTSLDNQTSSPDAKAKSPATVDSLLVVTLARDLGLTFLQGPQTQSHPGLGAEGCWDQLSVPRNFTLLDPGASLLTTAFLNGALDGVLLGDYLSRAPEPRPPLSHLLSQYYGAGVAGDPGLRSNFRRQNGASLTSAPALTQQVWGALILLQRLEPAHPQLQGMSQEQLAQVATLATKEYTEAFLGCPAIHPRCRWDAAPYRGRPKPLQLPLGFLYVHHTYLPASPCTAFARCAAKMRSMQRFHQDTRGWDDIGYSFVVGSDGYVYEGRGWHRVGAHTLGHNSRGFGVAFVGNYTAELPADAALRTVRDVLPRCAVRAGLLRPDYAVLGHRQLVRTECPGDALFHLLSTWPHFNANVKPRIARRASRRSKRKLPPGTLPATGFQ from the exons ATGCCCCCCAGAAACTGGAATCCCACAACAGTAGTCCAGGGTATCCTCTGGATCCTGCTTGGACTGTGGCCGTGGCCGGAGCCAGGGACAG catccctgcccctcctcatgGACTCTGTCATCCAGGCTCTGGCTGAGCTTGAGCAGAAGGGGCCGGTCACCGAGGCCAGCCACACCGCCTCTGTGTGGCAGCTGACAGCCCAGAACTCTGGTCCTCATGATCCCCTCCATCAGTTCCTGCTAGAAGGACAGAGTTTCAGGACCACCAAGCTGGATCTCCTTGCACTGAGTCCAGAGCTGCGAGGCCTGACTGAGGAGGTGGCTCGGCACGATGTGCAGGGCAGGCAGGAATACGGGGTGGTACTGGCACCCGACGGCTCAACGGTGGCTGTGGAGCCTCTTCTGGCAGGGCTGAAAGCAGGGTTGCAGAGGCACAGGATCATAAACTTGCCTTTGGACAGCACAGCCACCCCTCTGGGTGCCGGAGCCACCTTTCCAGATGTTGGAGCCATGGTTCCTGATGTAAGAGCCACCTCCCCAGGACTCAGGGATGCCTCTCCACATGTTAGGTCTGCAGGTGTTGGAGCTATGTCTCGGAATGTTAGAGCAACAGATCTCAATGTGGGAGCCATCTTTCCAGATGTCCAAGACCCCTCTTCAGATGTCCAAGTCACCTCTCTAGATAACCAAACCTCCTCACCAGATGCCAAAGCAAAGTCTCCGGCGACCGTGGACAGCCTCCTGGTGGTTACCTTGGCCAGAGACCTGGGCCTGACCTTCCTCCAGGGCCCCCAGACCCAGAGCCACCCAGGCCTGGGAGCTGAGGGCTGCTGGGACCAGTTGTCTGTCCCCAGGAACTTCACGCTCCTGGACCCTGGGGCATCACTGCTTACGACGGCCTTCCTCAATGGTGCTCTGGATGGGGTCCTCCTTGGAGACTACCTGAGCCGGGCTCCTGAGCCCCGGCCACCCCTGAGCCACCTCCTGAGCCAGTACTATGGAGCTGGGGTGGCTGGAGACCCAGGACTTCGCAGCAATTTCCGAAGGCAGAACGGAGCTTCTCTGACTTCAGCCCCTGCCCTGACCCAGCAGGTTTGGGGTGCCCTCATCCTGCTACAGAGACTGGAGCCAGCACACCCTCAGCTTCAGGGCATGAGCCAAGAACAGCTGGCACAGGTGGCCACCCTTGCCACCAAGGAGTACACTGAGGCTTTCCTGG GATGCCCGGCGATCCACCCCCGCTGCCGCTGGGATGCAGCACCGTATCGGGGCCGCCCAAAGCCCTTGCAGCTGCCTCTCGGGTTCTTGTACGTGCATCACACATACTTGCCCGCATCCCCCTGCACTGCCTTCGCGCGCTGTGCGGCGAAAATGCGCTCCATGCAGCGCTTCCACCAGGACACGCGCGGCTGGGACGACATCGGGTACAG TTTCGTGGTGGGCTCAGATGGCTACGTGTACGAGGGCCGCGGCTGGCACAGGGTGGGCGCGCATACACTAGGCCACAACTCCCGCGGTTTCGGCGTGGCCTTCGTGGGCAACTACACCGCAGAGCTGCCTGCAGATGCTGCCCTGCGCACGGTGCGCGATGTGCTTCCCAGGTGCGCGGTGCGCGCTGGCCTTCTGCGGCCGGACTACGCAGTGCTTGGCCACCGCCAGCTGGTGCGCACCGAGTGCCCTGGGGATGCGCTCTTCCACCTGCTGAGCACCTGGCCTCACTTCAACGCA AATGTGAAGCCAAGAATTGCCAGGAGGGCCTCTAGGAGATCCAAGAGGAAGCTACCTCCAGGGACCCTGCCAGCCACAGGCTTCCAATAA
- the RASAL3 gene encoding RAS protein activator like-3 isoform X1, giving the protein MDPPPTNQSSEAQPAAPSPLTSYRWHTGGGGEKGAGGFHWGRLTVWGRALSHQEPAVNSQPARRSLFRRVLSAPPKESRPSRPRISKSFWGRHKSPPLEPDPRSEASEPEPEPEPPSLQIPEAPTPDVPIWNIGAFTLLDGRLVLLGGEEEGPRRSRVGSASSEGSIQVAMGNLRDPDRTSGKTEPEAAGPHQVHNVRGLLKRLKEKKKARSELGANASRDGAPSALGSRESLATLSELDLGAERDVRVWPLHPSLLEEPHCFQVTWAGGSRCFSCRSAAERDRWIEDLRRHFQPSQDNVEREETWLSVWVHEAKGLPRAAAGPPGVRVELWLDGALLARTAPRAGPDPIFWAERFHFEALPPAHRVSLRLRGAGPGSSALGRATLALEELGAPRAPAAGLERWFPLLGAPAGAALRARIRARRLRVLPSERYKELAEFLTFHYARLCEALEPELSAQAKEELAAAMVRVLRATGRAQALVTDLGTAELARSGGREALLFRENTLATKAIDEYMKLVAQDYLQETLGQVVRRLCDSTEDCEVDPSKCPAAELPQHQARLQNNCEEVFQNIIHSHDWFPAELGIIFSGWREACKARGSETLGPRLVCASLFLRFLCPAILAPSLFGLAPEHPAPGPARTLTLIAKVIQNLANHAPFGEKEAYMDFMNSFLENHGPAMQHFLDQVAMVDVDAAPSGYQGSGDLALQLAVLHAQLCTIFAELNQASRDSLEPLPTILQAIEEGRPVPVSVPMRLPPPPAQVHSSFSSGEKPGFLAPRDLPKHTPLISKSQSLRSVHGSGCWARQRPDQEQPPRLPRPVQRTQSVPAGRPARRRPSAGPRPRPKGSVRTGPAPRGWPCTGASASLPRKPSVPWQRHLDQPRDRDQALGTHRPVGKLAELQCEVAALRKEQKVLSGLVESLSTHIRDLTEQQQQLRGQLEDLDSRLGVRTSLLDLGRDPASSEAHWLKNLERRLAEMESSQTQLRDAIQSLQFLPWTPGTQSQPLPLKAPCVNGDTT; this is encoded by the exons ATGGACCCACCACCTACAAACCAGTCCTCTGAagcccagcctgcagccccaTCCCCACTAACCTCCTATCGCTGGCacacaggaggaggtggggagaagggggctgGAGGGTTCCACTGGGGCCGCCTTACAGTCTGGGGGAGAGCACTGAGCCACCAGGAACCCGCAGTCAACAGCCAACCAGCTCGTCGCTCACTGTTCCGTCGTGTCCTCTCTGCGCCCCCCAAGGAATCACGCCCAAGTCGCCCCCGAATATCCAAGAGCTTTTGGGGGAGGCATAAGAGCCCACCACTGGAGCCAGACCCAAGATCAGAAGCTTCAG AGCCGGAGCCAGAGCCGGAGCCCCCTAGCCTTCAGATCCCTGAGGCCCCCACACCTGATGTGCCCATCTGGAATATTGGGGCCTTCACTCTGCTGGATGGGAGGCTGGTACTgcttgggggtgaggaggag GGTCCTCGCCGGTCCCGGGTGGGGAGTGCTAGCTCTGAGGGCAGCATCCAGGTGGCCATGGGGAACCTCAGGGATCCAG ACCGGACCTCTGGAAAGACCGAACCAGAGGCTGCTGGACCCCACCAGGTCCACAATGTTCGG GGGTTGCTCAAAcggctgaaagaaaagaaaaaggccagGTCAGAGCTAGGAGCCAATGCCTCCCGGGATGG agcccccagtGCTCTGGGCTCTCGGGAATCTCTGGCCACACTCTCTGAGCTGGACCTGGGCGCTGAGCGGGATGTGCGGGTCTGGCCACTGCACCCCAGCCTCCTGGAGGAGCCCCACTGCTTCCAG GTAACCTGGGCAGGAGGGAGCCGCTGCTTCTCCTGTCGCTCGGCTGCTGAAAGAGACCGCTGGATCGAGGACCTTCGTCGCCACTTCCAGCCCAGCCAG GACAACGTGGAACGAGAAGAGACATGGCTGAGCGTGTGGGTGCACGAAGCCAAGGGGCTGCCACGAGCGGCGGCGGGGCCGCCAGGAGTGCGCGTCGAGCTGTGGCTGGACGGCGCGCTGCTGGCGCGCACCGCGCCGCGGGCTGGTCCGGACCCGATCTTCTGGGCAGAGCGCTTCCACTTCGAGGCGCTGCCGCCAGCGCATCGTGTGTCGTTGCGGCTGCGCGGAGCGGGCCCAGGCAGCTCGGCTCTGGGCCGCGCAACACTGGCACTGGAGGAGCTGGGCGCCCCCAGAGCGCCCGCCGCGGGCCTGGAGCGCTGGTTCCcgctgcttggggctccagcggGCGCGGCGCTGAGGGCGCGCATCCGGGCGCGGCGCCTGCGCGTGCTGCCGTCCGAGCGCTACAAGGAGCTGGCGGAGTTCCTCACTTTCCACTACGCACGCCTCTGCGAGGCACTGGAGCCCGAGCTGTCCGCGCAGGCCAAGGAGGAGTTGGCGGCTGCCATGGTGCGAGTGCTGAGGGCCACAGGCCGAGCCCAG GCACTGGTGACAGACCTGGGCACCGCGGAGTTGGCACGCAGTGGAGGCCGTGAGGCGCTGCTGTTCCGGGAAAACACATTGGCCACCAAGGCCATCGATGAGTACATGAAGCTGGTGGCACAGGACTACCTCCAAGAGACGCTGG GGCAGGTCGTGCGGCGTCTCTGTGACTCCACCGAGGACTGTGAGGTGGACCCCAGCAAGTGCCCAGCCGCAGAGCTGCCCCAGCACCAGGCCAGACTGCAAAACAACTGTGAGGAGGTCTTCCAGAATATCATCCACTCCCACGA CTGGTTCCCAGCAGAGCTGGGCATCATTTTCTCAGGTTGGAGAGAAGCATGCAAGGCCCGTGGCTCTGAGACACTGGGCCCCCGGCTGGTGTGTGCCTCTCTCTTCCTGCGGTTCCTGTGTCCCGCCATCCTGGCACCCAGCCTCTTTGGCCTGGCACCAGAGcacccagcacctggcccagcccGCACCCTCACACTGATTGCCAAGGTCATCCAGAATCTCGCCAATCATGCCCC GTTTGGTGAAAAGGAGGCCTACATGGACTTTATGAATAGCTTCCTGGAGAATCATGGACCTGCCATGCAACACTTTCTGGACCAAGTGGCCATGGTTGATGTGGACGCAGCACCCAGTGGTTACCAGGGCAGCGGTGATCTGGCCCTCCAGCTGGCAGTCCTGCATGCCCAGCTCTGTACCATCTTTGCTGAACTTAACCAG GCAAGCCGTGACAGCCTGGAACCTCTGCCCACCATCCTGCAAGCCATAGAGGAAGGCCGGCCTGTACCTGTGTCTGTGCCAATGCGTCTaccaccacccccagctcagGTCCACTCCAG CTTTTCATCAGGAGAGAAGCCCGGCTTCCTGGCCCCTCGGGACCTCCCCAAGCACACCCCTCTCATCTCCAAGAGCCAGTCCCTTCGCAGCGTTCACGGCTCGGGATGTTGGGCCCGGCAGCGGCCAGACCAGGAACAGCCTCCACGGCTGCCCCGACCAGTGCAGCGCACGCAGAGTGTACCGGCTGGCCGCCCAGCTCGCCGCCGCCCGTCTGCAGGGCCGCGGCCGCGACCCAAAGGCTCTGTACGCACAGGTCCCGCGCCCCGCGGCTGGCCCTGCACCGGGGCATCGGCCTCGCTTCCTCGGAAGCCGTCAGTACCCTGGCAGCGCCACCTGGACCAGCCGCGAGACAGAGACCAGGCGCTAGGCACGCACCGACCCGTGGGCAAG CTGGCCGAGCTGCAGTGCGAAGTGGCCGCCCTGCGCAAGGAACAGAAGGTGCTGTCCGGCCTCGTGGAGTCGCTGAGCACCCACATCCGGGACTTgactgagcagcagcagcagcttcgcGGCCAACTGGAGGACCTGGACTCCAGGCTCGGTGTTAG GACCTCGCTTTTGGATCTAGGGCGCGACCCTGCAAGCAGTGAAGCTCACTGGCTGAAGAATCTG GAGCGTCGCCTGGCTGAGATGGAGAGTTCTCAAACCCAGCTGAGGGATGCCATCCAGAGCCTGCAGTTCCTTCCATGGACGCCAGGGACCCAGAGCCAGCCCTTGCCCCTCAAAGCACCCTGCGTCAACGGAGACACCACCTGA
- the RASAL3 gene encoding RAS protein activator like-3 isoform X2: MNRVLAGPGWGVLALRAASRWPWGTSGIQGLLKRLKEKKKARSELGANASRDGAPSALGSRESLATLSELDLGAERDVRVWPLHPSLLEEPHCFQVTWAGGSRCFSCRSAAERDRWIEDLRRHFQPSQDNVEREETWLSVWVHEAKGLPRAAAGPPGVRVELWLDGALLARTAPRAGPDPIFWAERFHFEALPPAHRVSLRLRGAGPGSSALGRATLALEELGAPRAPAAGLERWFPLLGAPAGAALRARIRARRLRVLPSERYKELAEFLTFHYARLCEALEPELSAQAKEELAAAMVRVLRATGRAQALVTDLGTAELARSGGREALLFRENTLATKAIDEYMKLVAQDYLQETLGQVVRRLCDSTEDCEVDPSKCPAAELPQHQARLQNNCEEVFQNIIHSHDWFPAELGIIFSGWREACKARGSETLGPRLVCASLFLRFLCPAILAPSLFGLAPEHPAPGPARTLTLIAKVIQNLANHAPFGEKEAYMDFMNSFLENHGPAMQHFLDQVAMVDVDAAPSGYQGSGDLALQLAVLHAQLCTIFAELNQASRDSLEPLPTILQAIEEGRPVPVSVPMRLPPPPAQVHSSFSSGEKPGFLAPRDLPKHTPLISKSQSLRSVHGSGCWARQRPDQEQPPRLPRPVQRTQSVPAGRPARRRPSAGPRPRPKGSVRTGPAPRGWPCTGASASLPRKPSVPWQRHLDQPRDRDQALGTHRPVGKLAELQCEVAALRKEQKVLSGLVESLSTHIRDLTEQQQQLRGQLEDLDSRLGVRTSLLDLGRDPASSEAHWLKNLERRLAEMESSQTQLRDAIQSLQFLPWTPGTQSQPLPLKAPCVNGDTT, translated from the exons ATGAACAGGGTCCTCGCCGGTCCCGGGTGGGGAGTGCTAGCTCTGAGGGCAGCATCCAGGTGGCCATGGGGAACCTCAGGGATCCAG GGGTTGCTCAAAcggctgaaagaaaagaaaaaggccagGTCAGAGCTAGGAGCCAATGCCTCCCGGGATGG agcccccagtGCTCTGGGCTCTCGGGAATCTCTGGCCACACTCTCTGAGCTGGACCTGGGCGCTGAGCGGGATGTGCGGGTCTGGCCACTGCACCCCAGCCTCCTGGAGGAGCCCCACTGCTTCCAG GTAACCTGGGCAGGAGGGAGCCGCTGCTTCTCCTGTCGCTCGGCTGCTGAAAGAGACCGCTGGATCGAGGACCTTCGTCGCCACTTCCAGCCCAGCCAG GACAACGTGGAACGAGAAGAGACATGGCTGAGCGTGTGGGTGCACGAAGCCAAGGGGCTGCCACGAGCGGCGGCGGGGCCGCCAGGAGTGCGCGTCGAGCTGTGGCTGGACGGCGCGCTGCTGGCGCGCACCGCGCCGCGGGCTGGTCCGGACCCGATCTTCTGGGCAGAGCGCTTCCACTTCGAGGCGCTGCCGCCAGCGCATCGTGTGTCGTTGCGGCTGCGCGGAGCGGGCCCAGGCAGCTCGGCTCTGGGCCGCGCAACACTGGCACTGGAGGAGCTGGGCGCCCCCAGAGCGCCCGCCGCGGGCCTGGAGCGCTGGTTCCcgctgcttggggctccagcggGCGCGGCGCTGAGGGCGCGCATCCGGGCGCGGCGCCTGCGCGTGCTGCCGTCCGAGCGCTACAAGGAGCTGGCGGAGTTCCTCACTTTCCACTACGCACGCCTCTGCGAGGCACTGGAGCCCGAGCTGTCCGCGCAGGCCAAGGAGGAGTTGGCGGCTGCCATGGTGCGAGTGCTGAGGGCCACAGGCCGAGCCCAG GCACTGGTGACAGACCTGGGCACCGCGGAGTTGGCACGCAGTGGAGGCCGTGAGGCGCTGCTGTTCCGGGAAAACACATTGGCCACCAAGGCCATCGATGAGTACATGAAGCTGGTGGCACAGGACTACCTCCAAGAGACGCTGG GGCAGGTCGTGCGGCGTCTCTGTGACTCCACCGAGGACTGTGAGGTGGACCCCAGCAAGTGCCCAGCCGCAGAGCTGCCCCAGCACCAGGCCAGACTGCAAAACAACTGTGAGGAGGTCTTCCAGAATATCATCCACTCCCACGA CTGGTTCCCAGCAGAGCTGGGCATCATTTTCTCAGGTTGGAGAGAAGCATGCAAGGCCCGTGGCTCTGAGACACTGGGCCCCCGGCTGGTGTGTGCCTCTCTCTTCCTGCGGTTCCTGTGTCCCGCCATCCTGGCACCCAGCCTCTTTGGCCTGGCACCAGAGcacccagcacctggcccagcccGCACCCTCACACTGATTGCCAAGGTCATCCAGAATCTCGCCAATCATGCCCC GTTTGGTGAAAAGGAGGCCTACATGGACTTTATGAATAGCTTCCTGGAGAATCATGGACCTGCCATGCAACACTTTCTGGACCAAGTGGCCATGGTTGATGTGGACGCAGCACCCAGTGGTTACCAGGGCAGCGGTGATCTGGCCCTCCAGCTGGCAGTCCTGCATGCCCAGCTCTGTACCATCTTTGCTGAACTTAACCAG GCAAGCCGTGACAGCCTGGAACCTCTGCCCACCATCCTGCAAGCCATAGAGGAAGGCCGGCCTGTACCTGTGTCTGTGCCAATGCGTCTaccaccacccccagctcagGTCCACTCCAG CTTTTCATCAGGAGAGAAGCCCGGCTTCCTGGCCCCTCGGGACCTCCCCAAGCACACCCCTCTCATCTCCAAGAGCCAGTCCCTTCGCAGCGTTCACGGCTCGGGATGTTGGGCCCGGCAGCGGCCAGACCAGGAACAGCCTCCACGGCTGCCCCGACCAGTGCAGCGCACGCAGAGTGTACCGGCTGGCCGCCCAGCTCGCCGCCGCCCGTCTGCAGGGCCGCGGCCGCGACCCAAAGGCTCTGTACGCACAGGTCCCGCGCCCCGCGGCTGGCCCTGCACCGGGGCATCGGCCTCGCTTCCTCGGAAGCCGTCAGTACCCTGGCAGCGCCACCTGGACCAGCCGCGAGACAGAGACCAGGCGCTAGGCACGCACCGACCCGTGGGCAAG CTGGCCGAGCTGCAGTGCGAAGTGGCCGCCCTGCGCAAGGAACAGAAGGTGCTGTCCGGCCTCGTGGAGTCGCTGAGCACCCACATCCGGGACTTgactgagcagcagcagcagcttcgcGGCCAACTGGAGGACCTGGACTCCAGGCTCGGTGTTAG GACCTCGCTTTTGGATCTAGGGCGCGACCCTGCAAGCAGTGAAGCTCACTGGCTGAAGAATCTG GAGCGTCGCCTGGCTGAGATGGAGAGTTCTCAAACCCAGCTGAGGGATGCCATCCAGAGCCTGCAGTTCCTTCCATGGACGCCAGGGACCCAGAGCCAGCCCTTGCCCCTCAAAGCACCCTGCGTCAACGGAGACACCACCTGA